A genomic window from Flavobacterium azooxidireducens includes:
- a CDS encoding DUF3857 domain-containing protein — protein sequence MKKISWTLFLYLAFLTSVKAQILSDFLIPKELKENANACIRLQEREISIKSRRSMTIKSKRIVTVFNEYGLRHMDAYQNYDKTLHIVSIEAKILNSLGSEIKKIKKKDFRDQSVADGFSVYTDSRVLYLDYTPISYPFTIVFECEVETSNTAFIPSWTPLENYFLSTENSKITISYPQDLGFKYKEENFEDFSIQKTEVSGKLSFEATNIQAFKQEEYAPSLRKFTPIVLFGLNKFHLEGVDGEAETWSGFGSWVYANLLNGTDELSEETKSKIKTYVGDETDKLKITQKVFEYVQNKTRYVSIQMGIGGWKPMLAKDVDKLGYGDCKALSNYTRALLSVVGVESYYTIIYGDKYQRDINPDFVSMQGNHAILCIPYQNELKWMECTDQIVPFDFQANFTDDRKALIIKSDGGKITDTKAYSEKNNSQITSANYSLHNNGSILGKVTIKSLGTQYDRKYLLERKSKDDLDKHYKNYFSTINNLQWKNPVFKNDKSAIEFTENIDLEAENYASKSGQRLMFALNAFNQYSSVPKRYRTRNSPFEISRGFYDYDDININLPDNFSVESIPESVEFNEKFGHYKAEIQLNDNKVVYKRSLTINKGFYSKTEYEEYRKFIEKIAKNDNAKLVLIQN from the coding sequence ATGAAAAAAATAAGTTGGACTCTATTTCTTTATCTAGCTTTTTTAACATCTGTTAAAGCTCAAATTTTATCTGATTTTTTAATCCCAAAAGAGTTAAAAGAAAATGCAAATGCTTGTATTCGTTTACAGGAAAGAGAGATTAGTATAAAATCCAGAAGATCAATGACCATTAAATCCAAGCGGATTGTTACAGTATTTAACGAATATGGTTTACGCCACATGGATGCTTATCAAAATTATGATAAGACTTTACATATAGTTTCCATTGAGGCCAAAATATTAAATTCACTTGGTTCGGAAATTAAAAAAATTAAAAAGAAAGATTTCAGAGATCAAAGTGTGGCAGATGGATTTTCAGTATATACTGATAGTCGTGTTTTATATCTCGATTATACACCAATATCCTATCCTTTTACTATAGTTTTTGAATGTGAAGTAGAAACGTCAAATACAGCTTTTATACCAAGTTGGACACCTTTAGAAAATTATTTTTTAAGCACGGAAAATAGCAAAATAACAATTTCCTATCCTCAGGATTTAGGATTTAAATACAAAGAAGAAAATTTTGAAGATTTTTCAATCCAAAAAACAGAAGTATCAGGAAAATTATCTTTTGAAGCTACAAATATTCAAGCTTTTAAACAAGAAGAATATGCTCCAAGTTTGCGAAAATTCACCCCAATTGTACTTTTTGGATTGAATAAATTTCATTTAGAAGGAGTTGATGGTGAGGCAGAAACTTGGAGCGGTTTTGGTTCTTGGGTATATGCTAATTTGTTAAACGGAACTGATGAACTATCTGAAGAAACAAAGTCTAAAATCAAAACATACGTTGGCGATGAAACCGATAAATTAAAGATTACACAAAAGGTTTTTGAGTACGTTCAAAATAAAACCAGATATGTTAGTATTCAAATGGGTATCGGTGGATGGAAACCCATGTTAGCAAAAGATGTTGATAAATTAGGGTATGGAGATTGTAAGGCACTTTCAAACTATACAAGAGCACTGCTAAGTGTAGTTGGGGTAGAGTCATATTATACGATTATTTATGGTGACAAGTATCAAAGAGATATTAATCCCGATTTTGTTTCAATGCAAGGAAATCATGCAATATTATGTATTCCTTACCAAAACGAATTAAAATGGATGGAATGTACGGATCAAATTGTTCCATTTGATTTCCAAGCCAATTTTACAGATGATAGAAAAGCTTTAATAATAAAATCCGATGGAGGTAAAATAACAGACACAAAAGCTTATTCAGAAAAAAATAATAGTCAAATCACTTCAGCAAATTATTCTTTACACAATAATGGTTCAATATTAGGAAAGGTTACAATTAAGTCGTTAGGAACCCAATACGATCGAAAATATCTATTGGAAAGAAAATCAAAAGACGATTTAGACAAACATTATAAAAATTATTTCAGTACGATAAATAATTTGCAATGGAAAAACCCTGTTTTTAAAAATGACAAAAGTGCAATAGAATTTACAGAAAATATAGATTTAGAAGCAGAAAATTATGCGTCGAAAAGCGGTCAGCGGTTGATGTTTGCTTTAAATGCATTCAATCAATATTCATCTGTTCCCAAAAGATACAGAACTAGAAATTCACCTTTTGAAATTTCGAGAGGTTTTTATGATTATGACGACATAAATATTAATTTACCAGATAATTTTTCAGTAGAATCTATTCCAGAATCAGTAGAATTTAATGAAAAATTCGGACATTATAAAGCCGAAATTCAGTTGAATGATAATAAAGTGGTTTATAAGCGTTCATTGACTATAAACAAAGGATTTTATTCAAAAACTGAATACGAAGAATATAGAAAATTTATAGAAAAAATTGCAAAAAACGATAACGCAAAATTAGTATTAATTCAAAATTAA
- a CDS encoding DUF3857 domain-containing protein — MKIIQKISAVCFFIIFSLSCFSQSYELGKVTVTELEEKEHPTEKDAEAAVLFDVGRTYFSYDMNNGFQMITEVTSKVKIYKKEGYSFGDVEIPIYIGGTERESVVFSKAYTYNLEKGKIEKTKLKSDGEFLEKTNKYWSKVKISMPNVREGSIIEYKYVLTSPFFSNLPEWYFQKSIPVKYSKFETVIPEYYYYTPRTKGYILPKVTSSAKSTTFHYTDKEKVGNSHFQKTSYSNEQFSYKETITTYVSENVPLLKKEDYVGNVKNYTASVNHELTSTNFPNNPIKSYSTSWEDVCKTIYDSENFGAEVKKTGYFEKELDFVLQGKNTRDEKIIAVLDFVKKQVKWNDFNGIYCDDGVRSAYKNKTGNVAEINLMLVSMLRYAGLEANPILVSTLANGIPLYPSRTSFNYVVAAVEIPDNLILLDATDKNSYLNVLPSRVLNWNGRLIRKDGSSTFVNLLPKLISKENTIGLLSIEADGSVKGKIRMQHYDYNAFRFRSRFLNLTKETYLEALEKKLSSIEIEEHIASNESDLSKPINEEFQFSHNGLTEIIGDKIYFTPLLFYAMSENPFKADTREYPIDFTFPHEDKYTLTYSIPEGYVVEYLPKSLVLSTGDNLLNYKFNAQAVGNKVQLSVSFSINESIIMPDKYLDLKDFFKRVVENQTEKIILKKV, encoded by the coding sequence ATGAAAATCATTCAAAAAATCAGTGCAGTTTGTTTTTTCATTATCTTCTCATTGTCATGTTTTAGTCAATCGTATGAATTGGGTAAAGTTACTGTGACCGAGTTAGAAGAAAAAGAACATCCAACAGAGAAAGATGCCGAGGCTGCCGTTTTATTTGATGTAGGAAGAACTTACTTTAGTTACGACATGAATAATGGATTTCAAATGATTACTGAGGTAACCTCGAAAGTTAAAATTTATAAGAAAGAAGGTTATTCTTTTGGCGATGTTGAAATTCCAATTTATATTGGTGGAACTGAGAGAGAAAGTGTAGTTTTTTCGAAAGCATATACATATAATTTAGAAAAAGGAAAAATAGAAAAAACTAAATTAAAAAGTGATGGCGAGTTTTTAGAAAAAACGAATAAGTATTGGAGTAAAGTAAAAATTTCTATGCCAAACGTAAGAGAGGGGTCTATTATTGAATATAAATATGTGTTAACATCTCCTTTTTTTTCAAATTTACCAGAGTGGTATTTTCAAAAAAGCATACCGGTAAAATATTCAAAATTTGAAACTGTAATTCCTGAATATTATTATTACACCCCAAGAACTAAAGGGTACATTTTGCCTAAAGTGACCAGTTCTGCTAAAAGTACAACTTTTCATTATACAGATAAAGAAAAAGTAGGGAACTCACATTTTCAAAAAACAAGTTATTCAAACGAACAGTTTTCTTACAAGGAAACAATAACAACATATGTTAGTGAAAATGTGCCACTATTAAAAAAAGAAGATTATGTTGGTAACGTTAAAAATTATACTGCAAGTGTTAATCATGAATTAACATCAACTAATTTTCCGAACAATCCCATAAAAAGTTATTCAACATCATGGGAAGATGTATGTAAGACTATTTACGATAGCGAAAATTTTGGAGCAGAAGTGAAAAAAACAGGTTATTTTGAAAAAGAATTGGATTTTGTTTTACAAGGAAAAAACACAAGAGACGAAAAAATTATTGCGGTGTTAGATTTTGTAAAAAAACAAGTGAAATGGAATGATTTTAACGGAATCTATTGTGACGATGGAGTTCGTTCAGCTTATAAGAATAAAACAGGAAATGTAGCCGAAATAAATTTAATGCTTGTGTCGATGTTGCGTTATGCAGGATTAGAAGCAAACCCAATACTTGTTAGTACGTTGGCAAATGGAATTCCTTTATATCCATCAAGAACTTCATTTAACTATGTTGTTGCCGCAGTAGAAATTCCTGACAATCTCATTTTGCTGGATGCAACAGATAAAAACAGTTACTTAAACGTTTTGCCATCAAGAGTATTAAACTGGAATGGACGATTGATTAGAAAAGACGGCTCTTCTACATTTGTTAATCTTTTACCTAAATTAATTTCCAAAGAAAACACTATAGGTTTGTTATCAATTGAAGCAGACGGAAGCGTTAAAGGAAAGATAAGAATGCAACATTATGACTATAATGCCTTCCGGTTTAGAAGTCGCTTTTTAAACCTAACAAAAGAAACGTATCTAGAAGCATTAGAAAAAAAATTATCAAGTATAGAAATTGAAGAGCATATTGCATCAAATGAATCCGATTTAAGCAAACCAATCAATGAAGAATTTCAGTTTTCTCACAATGGTTTAACAGAAATAATAGGTGACAAAATTTATTTTACACCTTTACTTTTTTATGCAATGAGTGAAAACCCTTTCAAGGCAGATACAAGAGAATATCCAATAGATTTTACATTTCCTCACGAAGATAAATATACATTAACATATAGCATTCCGGAAGGTTATGTGGTAGAGTATTTGCCTAAATCGCTGGTGCTTTCAACGGGTGATAATTTATTAAATTACAAGTTTAATGCCCAAGCTGTTGGAAATAAAGTGCAGTTAAGTGTCTCTTTCAGTATCAACGAATCGATAATTATGCCCGATAAATATCTCGATTTAAAAGA